Proteins from a single region of Diaphorobacter limosus:
- a CDS encoding prephenate dehydrogenase: MFEQLGLIGCGLMGGSFALAMKKAGLVQRVVGYSKSPSTTERARQLGVIDVEAPSALLAAAGADIVLLAVPVAATEATLKAIKHLVTPQMLIMDVGSTKADVVQAAQRALRDQFGSFVPAHPITGREVSGVEHAEADLYRGRQVILTPTERTLTAQLRRAEGLWTQLGSRVSSMSPESHDASFAAVSHLPHMLAFAMLSSIIGQPQADDLLALAGPGFRDFTRIAASDPKMWRDILRANRDEVLAQSQLFKQALQGLEDAMRASSDQPLEDLITLASHTRAHWRMGAQRGHKDA; encoded by the coding sequence ATGTTTGAACAACTCGGCCTGATCGGTTGCGGCCTGATGGGCGGCTCCTTCGCCCTGGCCATGAAGAAGGCCGGCCTGGTGCAGCGCGTGGTGGGCTACAGCAAGTCACCCTCGACGACGGAGCGCGCGCGCCAGCTCGGCGTGATCGACGTCGAGGCGCCCTCTGCCCTGCTGGCCGCGGCCGGCGCCGACATCGTGCTGCTGGCCGTGCCCGTAGCCGCCACCGAGGCCACGCTCAAGGCCATCAAACACCTGGTCACGCCGCAGATGCTGATCATGGACGTGGGCTCGACCAAGGCCGACGTGGTGCAGGCCGCGCAGCGCGCCCTGCGTGACCAGTTCGGCTCCTTCGTGCCGGCACACCCGATCACCGGGCGCGAGGTCTCGGGCGTGGAACATGCCGAGGCCGACCTGTACCGCGGCCGCCAGGTCATCCTCACGCCCACCGAGCGCACGCTCACGGCCCAGCTGCGCCGCGCCGAAGGGCTGTGGACACAGCTGGGCAGCCGCGTCAGCAGCATGTCCCCCGAGTCACACGACGCCAGCTTTGCCGCCGTGAGCCACCTGCCGCATATGCTGGCCTTCGCCATGCTGTCCAGCATCATCGGCCAGCCCCAGGCGGACGACCTGCTGGCCCTGGCCGGCCCGGGCTTTCGCGACTTCACGCGCATTGCCGCCAGCGACCCGAAGATGTGGCGCGACATCCTGCGCGCCAACCGCGACGAGGTGTTGGCGCAGTCGCAGCTGTTCAAGCAGGCGCTGCAAGGGCTGGAGGACGCCATGCGCGCCAGCAGCGACCAACCCCTGGAAGACCTGATCACCCTGGCCAGCCACACCCGCGCCCACTGGCGCATGGGCGCGCAGCGCGGCCACAAGGACGCCTGA
- the serC gene encoding 3-phosphoserine/phosphohydroxythreonine transaminase: MNRPYNFSAGPAAIPEEVLQRAASEMLDWHGSGMGVMEMSHRGKEFISIYEQAEADLRELLAVPPEFKILFMQGGGLAENAIVPLNLSRAATVDFVVTGSWSQKSRKEAAKYAAEVHTAASGEASGFTTLPDPAGWQLSRGASYVHICSNETIHGVEFHELPDLKSLGSEAPLVIDFSSHVASRPVDWSRVGLAFGGAQKNIGPAGLTMVIVRDDLLGHALSACPSAFDYRVVADNHSMYNTPPTWGIYMAGLTFQWLKKQREGALSGVAAMEARNIAKARLLYDFIDASPFYVNKVAANCRSRMNIPFFLQDESRNDAFLAGAKARGLLQLKGHKSVGGMRASIYNAIPLAGVQALVDYMQEFERQQA; the protein is encoded by the coding sequence ATGAATCGCCCCTACAACTTCTCGGCCGGCCCGGCCGCCATTCCCGAAGAGGTGCTGCAACGCGCCGCCAGCGAGATGCTGGACTGGCATGGCAGCGGCATGGGCGTGATGGAGATGAGCCACCGCGGCAAGGAGTTCATCAGCATCTACGAACAGGCCGAAGCCGACCTGCGCGAGCTGCTGGCCGTGCCGCCGGAGTTCAAGATTCTGTTCATGCAGGGCGGCGGCCTGGCCGAAAACGCCATCGTGCCACTGAACCTCTCGCGCGCGGCCACCGTGGACTTCGTGGTCACCGGCAGCTGGAGCCAGAAGTCGCGCAAGGAAGCCGCCAAGTACGCGGCCGAGGTACACACCGCTGCCTCGGGCGAGGCCAGCGGCTTCACCACCCTGCCCGACCCGGCGGGCTGGCAGCTCAGCCGTGGCGCCAGCTACGTGCATATCTGCAGCAACGAGACCATCCACGGCGTCGAATTCCACGAGCTGCCCGACCTGAAAAGCCTGGGCAGCGAAGCGCCGCTGGTGATCGACTTTTCCTCCCATGTCGCCTCGCGCCCCGTCGATTGGAGCCGCGTCGGCCTGGCCTTTGGCGGCGCGCAAAAGAACATCGGCCCGGCCGGGCTGACCATGGTCATAGTGCGTGACGACCTGCTGGGCCATGCATTGAGCGCCTGTCCCAGCGCCTTTGACTATCGTGTCGTGGCCGACAACCACTCCATGTACAACACGCCGCCGACCTGGGGCATCTACATGGCGGGCCTGACCTTCCAATGGCTCAAGAAGCAGCGAGAAGGGGCCTTGAGCGGCGTAGCGGCCATGGAGGCGCGCAACATTGCCAAGGCGCGGCTGCTGTACGACTTCATCGACGCCTCGCCCTTCTATGTGAACAAGGTGGCCGCCAACTGCCGCTCACGCATGAACATCCCGTTCTTCCTACAGGACGAAAGCCGCAACGACGCCTTCCTGGCCGGCGCCAAGGCGCGCGGCCTGCTGCAGCTCAAGGGCCACAAGTCCGTGGGCGGCATGCGCGCCAGCATCTACAACGCCATTCCGCTGGCGGGCGTGCAGGCGCTGGTGGACTACATGCAGGAATTCGAACGCCAGCAAGCCTGA
- the istA gene encoding IS21 family transposase — protein sequence MDMIGKIRRMHRRDKKTKRQISRETGLSRNTVAKWLDVESLEPKYRREAVKTTKLSAYEAELTQALKADARRPKKERRTAKALFAQIKAAGYEGGYTRVTDFIRKWRQGKGQGDAAKAFVPLTFELGEAFQFDWSEDGLVIGGVYYRLQVSHMLLCASGAFWLVAYPSQGHEMLFDAHTRSFEALGGVARRGIYDNMKTAVDKVKKGKGRVVNARFAAMCAHYLFDADFCNRASGWEKGRVEKDVQDSRRRIWLEAGQRRFGSFAELNAWLGERCRALWQELRHPQHKEFSIAEMLELEQEHLMPMPAAFDGYVEHPVRVSSTCLVTVARNRYSVPCEWAGQMVSTHLYPAQIVVVAGDTVVATHERLSERNQTRYDWQHYVPLIERKPGALRNGAPFADLPDPLQRMRRALLHQDGGDKVMAQVLAEVPKQGLDAVLVAVELALQSAPPSGRVSCEHVINVLARLQAQPLPETVATILQVSQAPLADTARYDSLRTDIVVQEADHA from the coding sequence ATGGACATGATTGGCAAGATCAGGCGGATGCACCGCCGGGACAAGAAGACGAAGAGGCAGATATCGAGGGAGACGGGGCTATCGAGGAACACGGTGGCCAAGTGGCTCGATGTTGAGTCGCTCGAGCCCAAGTACCGCCGGGAGGCGGTCAAGACCACGAAGCTGTCGGCCTATGAGGCCGAACTCACACAAGCGTTGAAGGCCGATGCCAGGCGGCCCAAGAAGGAGCGGCGCACGGCCAAGGCGCTGTTTGCGCAGATCAAGGCGGCCGGATACGAGGGTGGGTACACACGGGTGACGGACTTCATCCGCAAGTGGCGCCAAGGCAAAGGCCAGGGCGATGCAGCCAAGGCTTTCGTGCCCCTGACGTTCGAGCTGGGCGAGGCCTTCCAGTTCGACTGGAGCGAAGACGGGCTGGTGATCGGTGGGGTGTACTACCGGCTGCAGGTCTCGCACATGTTGCTGTGCGCCAGCGGCGCGTTCTGGCTGGTGGCCTACCCCAGCCAGGGCCACGAGATGCTGTTCGATGCCCACACCCGCAGCTTTGAGGCCCTGGGCGGCGTGGCGCGCCGGGGCATTTACGACAATATGAAGACGGCCGTTGACAAGGTCAAGAAGGGCAAGGGCCGCGTGGTCAACGCCCGCTTTGCCGCCATGTGCGCGCACTACCTGTTCGATGCGGACTTTTGCAACCGCGCCAGCGGCTGGGAGAAGGGGCGCGTGGAGAAGGACGTGCAGGACAGTCGCAGGCGCATCTGGCTGGAGGCCGGGCAGCGGCGCTTTGGCAGCTTTGCCGAACTCAACGCCTGGCTGGGCGAGCGCTGCCGGGCCCTGTGGCAGGAGTTGCGCCACCCGCAGCACAAAGAATTCAGCATCGCTGAGATGCTCGAACTCGAGCAAGAGCACCTCATGCCCATGCCTGCGGCGTTTGACGGCTACGTCGAGCACCCGGTGCGGGTCAGCAGCACCTGCCTGGTGACAGTGGCGCGCAACCGCTACTCGGTGCCCTGTGAATGGGCAGGGCAGATGGTCAGCACGCACCTGTACCCGGCGCAGATCGTGGTGGTGGCCGGCGATACCGTGGTGGCCACGCACGAGCGCCTGAGCGAGCGCAACCAGACACGCTACGACTGGCAGCACTACGTGCCACTGATCGAGCGCAAGCCAGGGGCGCTGCGCAACGGCGCTCCGTTTGCCGATCTGCCCGACCCCTTGCAACGCATGCGGCGCGCCCTGCTGCATCAGGACGGCGGCGACAAGGTCATGGCGCAGGTGCTGGCCGAAGTGCCCAAGCAAGGGCTGGACGCGGTACTGGTGGCGGTGGAGCTGGCGCTGCAGAGCGCCCCACCCTCAGGGCGGGTGAGCTGCGAACACGTCATCAACGTGCTGGCACGCTTGCAGGCACAGCCCCTGCCCGAGACAGTTGCGACCATCCTGCAGGTGAGCCAGGCCCCCCTGGCCGACACGGCACGCTACGACAGCCTGCGCACAGACATTGTCGTGCAGGAGGCCGATCATGCGTGA
- the gyrA gene encoding DNA gyrase subunit A produces the protein MTQFAKETLPISLEEEMRRSYLDYAMSVIVGRALPDARDGLKPVHRRVLFAMHELNNDWNRPYKKSARIVGDVIGKYHPHGDIAVYDTIVRMAQDFSLRHMLVDGQGNFGSVDGDNAAAMRYTEIRLSKIAHEMLADIDKETVDFGPNYDGSEKEPLVLPSRLPNLLVNGSAGIAVGMATNIPPHNLNEVVDACLHLLRHPEATIDELMEIIPAPDFPTAGIIYGIQGVKDGYRTGRGRVVMRAKVHFEDIDRGQRQAIIVDELPYQVNKKTLQERMAELVNDKKIEGISHIQDESDKSGMRLVIELKRGEVPEVVLNNLYKQTQLQDTFGMNMVALVDGQPRLCNLKDLIEVFIGHRREVVTRRTVFELRKARERGHVLEGLAVALANIDEFIRIIRNAPTPPVAKAELMARSWDSQLVREMLTRTREDGGVVSADDYRPEGLEREYGMQDGGLYRLSDTQAQEILQMRLQRLTGLEQDKIVAEYKDIMAVIEDLLDILAKPARVSTIIGEELSAVRQEFGQTKLGARRSEIEHSAQDLSTEDLITPTDMVVTLSHTGYIKSQPLSEYRAQKRGGRGKQAAATKEDDWIDQLFIANTHDYILCFSNRGRLYWLKVWEVPAGSRGSRGRPIVNMFPLQEGEKINVVLPLTGEMRSFPEDRYIFMATSMGTVKKTALDEFSNPRKAGIIAVNLDDGDYLVGAALTDGQHDVMLFSDGGKAVRFDENDVRPLGRQARGVRGMMLEDGQSVIAMLVAEDEEQSVLTATENGYGKRTSIVEYTRHGRGTKGMIAIQQSERNGKVVAATLVHADDEIMLITDTGVLVRTRVSEIRELGRATQGVTLISLDEGAKLSGLQRIVENDANAAAEAHDTDAPPPVDA, from the coding sequence ATGACCCAGTTTGCCAAAGAAACCCTGCCCATCAGCCTGGAAGAGGAGATGCGCCGCAGTTACCTCGATTACGCCATGAGCGTGATCGTCGGGCGGGCATTGCCCGACGCGCGCGATGGCCTGAAGCCCGTGCACCGGCGCGTGCTGTTCGCGATGCACGAGCTGAACAACGACTGGAACCGGCCGTACAAGAAGTCGGCGCGTATCGTCGGTGACGTCATCGGTAAGTACCACCCGCACGGCGACATCGCGGTGTACGACACCATCGTGCGCATGGCGCAGGATTTTTCTCTGCGCCACATGCTGGTCGACGGCCAGGGCAACTTCGGCTCGGTCGATGGCGACAACGCCGCCGCGATGCGCTACACGGAAATCCGCCTGTCGAAGATCGCCCACGAGATGCTGGCCGACATCGACAAGGAGACGGTGGACTTCGGGCCCAACTACGATGGCAGCGAGAAAGAACCGCTGGTGCTGCCCAGCCGCCTGCCGAACCTGCTGGTCAACGGCAGCGCCGGCATTGCCGTGGGCATGGCGACGAACATTCCGCCGCACAACCTTAACGAAGTCGTCGATGCCTGCCTGCACTTGCTGCGCCACCCCGAGGCAACGATTGATGAGCTGATGGAGATCATCCCCGCGCCCGACTTCCCCACGGCCGGCATCATCTACGGCATCCAGGGCGTCAAGGACGGCTACCGCACCGGGCGCGGGCGCGTGGTGATGCGCGCCAAGGTGCACTTCGAGGACATAGACCGCGGCCAGCGCCAGGCCATCATCGTCGATGAGCTGCCCTACCAGGTGAACAAAAAGACGCTGCAGGAGCGCATGGCCGAGCTGGTCAACGACAAGAAGATCGAGGGCATCAGCCATATCCAGGATGAGTCGGACAAGTCCGGCATGCGCCTGGTGATTGAATTGAAGCGCGGCGAAGTGCCCGAGGTGGTGCTCAACAACCTGTACAAGCAAACGCAGTTGCAGGACACCTTCGGCATGAACATGGTGGCGCTGGTCGACGGCCAGCCCAGGCTGTGCAATCTGAAGGACTTGATCGAGGTCTTCATCGGCCACCGCCGCGAGGTCGTGACGCGCCGCACCGTGTTCGAGCTGCGCAAGGCACGCGAACGCGGCCATGTGCTCGAGGGCCTGGCCGTGGCGCTAGCCAATATCGACGAGTTCATCCGCATCATCCGCAATGCCCCGACGCCACCGGTGGCCAAGGCCGAGCTGATGGCCCGCAGCTGGGACAGCCAGCTGGTGCGCGAGATGCTGACGCGCACGCGCGAGGACGGCGGCGTGGTGAGCGCCGACGACTACCGCCCCGAGGGCCTGGAGCGCGAATACGGCATGCAGGACGGCGGCCTGTACCGCCTGTCGGACACCCAGGCACAAGAGATTTTGCAGATGCGCCTGCAGCGCCTGACCGGCCTGGAGCAGGACAAGATCGTCGCCGAGTACAAGGACATCATGGCGGTCATCGAGGACTTGCTGGACATTCTGGCCAAGCCCGCACGCGTGTCCACCATCATCGGTGAAGAGCTGTCCGCCGTGCGCCAGGAGTTCGGTCAAACCAAGCTGGGCGCGCGCCGTAGCGAGATCGAGCACAGCGCGCAAGACCTGTCCACCGAAGACCTAATCACGCCCACCGACATGGTGGTGACGCTGTCGCATACCGGCTATATCAAGAGCCAGCCCCTATCGGAGTACCGCGCGCAAAAGCGCGGCGGACGCGGCAAGCAGGCTGCGGCCACCAAAGAGGACGACTGGATCGACCAGCTCTTCATCGCCAACACGCATGACTACATCCTGTGTTTCTCCAACCGTGGCCGGCTGTACTGGCTCAAGGTGTGGGAGGTGCCTGCCGGCTCGCGCGGCTCGCGCGGGCGGCCCATCGTCAACATGTTCCCGCTGCAGGAGGGCGAAAAAATCAACGTCGTGCTGCCGCTCACCGGCGAAATGCGCAGCTTCCCCGAAGACCGCTATATCTTCATGGCCACCAGCATGGGCACGGTGAAGAAGACGGCGCTCGACGAATTTTCCAACCCGCGCAAGGCCGGCATCATTGCCGTGAACCTGGACGATGGCGACTATCTTGTAGGCGCGGCGCTGACCGACGGCCAGCACGACGTGATGCTGTTCAGTGACGGCGGCAAGGCCGTGCGCTTTGACGAAAACGACGTGCGCCCGCTGGGCCGCCAGGCGCGCGGCGTGCGCGGCATGATGCTGGAGGACGGCCAGAGCGTGATCGCCATGCTGGTGGCCGAGGACGAAGAGCAAAGCGTGCTCACCGCCACCGAAAACGGCTACGGCAAGCGCACCAGCATCGTCGAGTACACGCGCCACGGCCGCGGCACCAAGGGCATGATCGCCATCCAGCAAAGCGAGCGCAACGGCAAGGTCGTGGCCGCCACCCTGGTGCATGCCGACGACGAGATCATGCTGATCACCGACACCGGTGTGCTGGTGCGCACGCGTGTGTCCGAGATCCGCGAGCTCGGCCGCGCGACGCAGGGCGTGACACTGATCTCGCTGGACGAAGGCGCCAAGCTCAGCGGCCTGCAGCGCATCGTGGAGAACGACGCCAATGCCGCAGCCGAGGCGCACGACACGGACGCACCACCTCCAGTGGACGCGTAG
- the ubiG gene encoding bifunctional 2-polyprenyl-6-hydroxyphenol methylase/3-demethylubiquinol 3-O-methyltransferase UbiG, with product MSESVNADPAELAKFSELAHRWWDPDSEFRPLHQINPLRLDWINQLSPLEGQRVLDVGCGGGILSDSMARKGADVLGIDLATKALRVARLHALEAQTTRIQYREISAEALADEVPASFDTVTCMEMLEHVPDPQSVVSACARLVKPGGWVFFSTINRNPKAFALAIVGAEYLLKMLPRGTHEYAKFIQPSELAAACRHAGLDVLHTRGMQYNPVTGRYWLSGDTSVNYLFATRRPVA from the coding sequence ATGAGCGAATCCGTAAATGCCGATCCGGCCGAACTGGCAAAATTCTCAGAGTTGGCGCATCGCTGGTGGGATCCCGATAGTGAGTTCCGCCCCCTGCACCAGATCAACCCACTGCGCCTGGACTGGATCAACCAACTGTCGCCACTTGAGGGGCAGCGGGTTCTTGATGTTGGCTGCGGCGGCGGCATTCTTTCCGATTCCATGGCCCGCAAAGGCGCTGATGTATTGGGAATCGACCTGGCGACCAAAGCATTGCGTGTAGCGCGCTTGCATGCACTGGAGGCGCAGACGACGCGCATCCAGTATCGTGAGATCAGTGCAGAAGCATTGGCCGATGAGGTACCCGCCTCGTTCGATACCGTAACCTGCATGGAGATGCTCGAGCATGTCCCCGACCCACAGTCTGTGGTGAGCGCTTGTGCTCGTCTCGTCAAGCCCGGTGGATGGGTGTTTTTCTCCACCATCAATCGCAATCCCAAGGCGTTTGCGCTGGCTATCGTTGGTGCAGAGTACCTGCTGAAGATGTTGCCACGGGGCACGCATGAATATGCAAAGTTCATTCAGCCGAGTGAACTGGCAGCGGCTTGTCGCCATGCGGGACTTGACGTGCTGCATACGCGTGGCATGCAATACAACCCGGTCACTGGACGCTATTGGCTCAGCGGTGACACCAGCGTTAACTACCTGTTTGCCACTCGGCGCCCTGTTGCATGA
- the ompA gene encoding outer membrane protein OmpA produces the protein MKKLNKVAMLLASAVLATSAVAQVKAADGGKVVDNWQNGSGELVWKNGTNELCWRDANWTPATAAEGCDGALVKAAPAAAPAPAPAPAPAAAAPAAPKPAPAAASKVTYAADAFFDFDKSVLKPEGKAKLDDLASKVKGINLEVIIAVGHTDSVGTDAYNQKLSVRRAEAVKAYLVSKGIEKNRVYTEGKGEKQPVADNKTKEGRAKNRRVEIEVVGTRAN, from the coding sequence ATGAAGAAACTGAACAAAGTGGCTATGTTGTTGGCCTCCGCCGTGCTCGCAACCTCGGCAGTCGCACAAGTCAAGGCCGCCGACGGCGGCAAGGTCGTCGACAACTGGCAGAACGGCTCTGGCGAGCTGGTCTGGAAGAACGGCACCAACGAACTGTGCTGGCGCGATGCCAACTGGACGCCTGCCACTGCCGCTGAAGGTTGCGACGGTGCCCTGGTGAAGGCCGCTCCAGCCGCTGCACCGGCTCCCGCACCTGCGCCCGCTCCGGCCGCTGCCGCTCCCGCTGCTCCCAAGCCCGCTCCTGCAGCTGCCAGCAAGGTGACTTACGCCGCCGATGCTTTCTTCGACTTCGACAAGTCCGTCCTGAAGCCCGAAGGCAAGGCCAAGCTGGACGACCTGGCCTCCAAGGTCAAGGGCATCAACCTGGAAGTGATCATCGCCGTGGGCCACACCGACTCCGTCGGTACCGATGCCTACAACCAGAAGCTGTCGGTGCGTCGCGCTGAAGCCGTCAAGGCTTACCTGGTGTCCAAGGGCATCGAGAAGAACCGCGTGTACACCGAAGGCAAGGGCGAGAAGCAGCCCGTTGCCGACAACAAGACCAAGGAAGGCCGCGCCAAGAACCGCCGCGTGGAAATCGAAGTCGTTGGCACCCGTGCCAACTGA
- the pheA gene encoding prephenate dehydratase — protein sequence MTEPQASPDLAGLRVQIDSIDQQLLTLLNQRAQVAEQVGEVKKREGTPFFRPDRVAQVIEKITRANPGPLKGAHVAAIWREIMSACLALESPQRVAVLGPEGTFCEQAAIEYFGGAADLMYCANFDEVFHATAAGSAQYGVVGVENSNEGVVTRSLDMFLHTPCHVVGEVSLLVRHNLLRQVNNAEHIEAVLAHPQALAQCQAWLSKHLPHAERRPVSSNAEGARLAATNPAWAALASERAAQQYGLHVVAHAIQDEAYNRTRFAVICLPHTLATAAPSGHDCTSLIISVPNRPGAVHDLLVPLKKYGVSMTRFESRPARTGQWEYYFYIDIEGHPAEPNVAQALGELQQLCAFYKLLGTYPIAA from the coding sequence ATGACCGAACCCCAAGCCTCCCCCGACCTGGCCGGCCTGCGCGTGCAGATCGACAGCATCGACCAGCAGCTGCTCACCCTGCTCAACCAGCGCGCCCAGGTGGCCGAGCAGGTGGGCGAGGTCAAGAAGCGCGAGGGCACGCCCTTCTTTCGGCCCGACCGCGTCGCCCAGGTGATCGAGAAAATCACCCGCGCCAACCCCGGCCCGCTGAAGGGCGCGCATGTGGCCGCCATCTGGCGCGAGATCATGTCGGCCTGCCTGGCACTTGAGTCGCCCCAGCGCGTTGCCGTGCTCGGCCCCGAAGGCACGTTTTGCGAGCAGGCGGCCATCGAATACTTTGGCGGCGCGGCCGACCTGATGTACTGCGCCAACTTCGACGAAGTCTTCCACGCCACGGCCGCGGGCAGTGCCCAGTACGGCGTGGTGGGGGTCGAGAACTCCAACGAGGGCGTGGTCACACGCTCGCTGGACATGTTTTTGCACACCCCCTGCCATGTGGTAGGCGAGGTGAGCCTCTTGGTGCGCCACAACCTGCTGCGCCAGGTCAACAACGCCGAACACATCGAGGCCGTGCTGGCCCACCCCCAGGCGCTGGCGCAATGCCAGGCGTGGCTGTCCAAGCATCTGCCGCACGCCGAGCGCCGCCCGGTGTCGAGCAACGCCGAGGGCGCGCGCCTGGCCGCCACGAATCCGGCCTGGGCGGCGCTGGCCAGCGAGCGCGCGGCGCAGCAATATGGCCTGCATGTGGTGGCCCATGCCATCCAGGACGAGGCCTACAACCGCACGCGCTTTGCCGTCATCTGCCTGCCGCACACGCTGGCCACCGCTGCGCCCTCGGGCCACGATTGCACCAGCCTCATCATCTCGGTGCCGAACCGCCCTGGCGCCGTGCACGACCTGCTGGTGCCGCTGAAGAAGTACGGCGTGTCGATGACGCGCTTCGAGTCGCGCCCCGCGCGCACCGGTCAGTGGGAGTACTACTTCTACATCGACATCGAGGGCCACCCCGCCGAGCCCAACGTGGCCCAGGCCCTGGGCGAGTTGCAACAGCTGTGCGCCTTCTACAAGCTGCTGGGCACCTACCCCATCGCTGCATGA
- a CDS encoding HAD-IA family hydrolase has product MTTKQFPLVRAVLFDLDGTLIDSAPDLGAAADRLRTDRGLESLPLHAYRPLAGTGARGMLSVAFGITPEHPDFPGLREEFFSNYERCIHERTEVFAGVPELVATLTQQSMKWGVVTNKMTRFTSLIAQRVALFGDAGAIVSGDSTPYSKPHPAPLFAAAEQLGLEPHECIYVGDDERDIQAGRAAGMGTVAAMYGYLGTGAMPAGWGADAMIYSPLDLLKLLKSH; this is encoded by the coding sequence ATGACCACGAAGCAGTTTCCCCTCGTGCGCGCTGTTCTGTTCGACCTGGACGGGACATTGATTGACAGTGCTCCAGATCTTGGCGCTGCGGCCGACCGGCTGCGCACGGATCGCGGTCTTGAATCTTTGCCGCTGCATGCCTATCGCCCCCTGGCCGGCACCGGTGCGCGAGGTATGCTTTCGGTAGCCTTTGGCATAACCCCGGAACATCCAGACTTTCCCGGTTTGCGAGAGGAGTTCTTTTCCAACTACGAGCGTTGCATTCACGAGCGTACTGAAGTGTTTGCAGGCGTTCCTGAACTCGTTGCCACGCTGACACAACAGTCCATGAAATGGGGCGTGGTCACGAACAAGATGACCCGCTTCACGTCGCTGATTGCGCAGCGGGTAGCCCTTTTTGGGGATGCGGGCGCCATTGTCAGTGGGGACAGCACACCTTACTCCAAACCACATCCTGCACCGCTGTTTGCGGCAGCGGAGCAGCTGGGGTTGGAGCCCCATGAATGTATCTACGTAGGTGATGACGAGCGTGACATACAGGCTGGTCGAGCTGCCGGAATGGGCACGGTTGCCGCCATGTATGGCTACCTGGGCACTGGAGCGATGCCGGCCGGCTGGGGAGCTGATGCCATGATTTATTCCCCGCTTGACCTCTTGAAATTGCTCAAGTCGCACTAA